From the Desulfosarcina sp. BuS5 genome, one window contains:
- a CDS encoding type II toxin-antitoxin system HicA family toxin, with the protein MTIKPTHYKVQVKIFEMTGCVYARTKGDHVICHYPEAVRPVVIPKYKEMPAFVIKNNMRIIGMDREKYFELLQKV; encoded by the coding sequence ATGACAATCAAGCCGACTCATTATAAAGTTCAGGTCAAAATTTTTGAAATGACTGGATGTGTGTATGCCCGGACAAAAGGAGATCATGTTATTTGTCATTATCCTGAAGCTGTCAGACCTGTGGTTATACCGAAATACAAAGAAATGCCGGCGTTTGTTATCAAAAACAATATGCGTATAATAGGAATGGACAGAGAAAAATACTTTGAGTTGCTTCAAAAAGTATAA
- a CDS encoding helix-turn-helix transcriptional regulator, with the protein MANNALREIRESLLMSKAELAHKAEVSPITVSRIEKGLPCRLETKRKIILALGFDLGDKKKIFFD; encoded by the coding sequence ATGGCAAATAATGCATTAAGAGAAATAAGAGAATCCCTCCTTATGAGCAAGGCCGAACTTGCCCATAAGGCTGAAGTTTCTCCGATAACAGTTTCACGCATTGAAAAAGGTTTGCCGTGCCGTCTGGAAACCAAGCGGAAGATTATTCTTGCGCTTGGGTTTGATCTTGGTGACAAAAAAAAGATATTTTTCGATTAA
- a CDS encoding DUF433 domain-containing protein produces the protein MQPLTRISLDPGTMGGKPCIRGMRVTVGMIVGLIASGNTKEKILELYPYLEAEDINEALSYAAWRVEEIDVPLFSQSA, from the coding sequence ATGCAACCTTTAACCAGAATCAGCCTTGATCCCGGCACCATGGGAGGGAAGCCTTGCATTCGGGGAATGCGTGTAACTGTAGGTATGATCGTTGGCCTTATTGCTTCAGGTAATACCAAAGAAAAAATTCTGGAATTGTATCCCTACTTAGAGGCTGAAGACATAAACGAAGCGCTTTCTTACGCTGCATGGCGTGTTGAAGAAATTGATGTTCCACTTTTTTCGCAATCAGCATGA
- the ftsZ gene encoding cell division protein FtsZ → MDFTLVENEKTAKIKVIGVGGAGGNAINNMIDSGLQGVKFVAANTDAQALDISKADVKIQMGAKITEGLGAGANPEVGKEAALENLDDIRSALDDSHMVFITAGCGGGTGTGAAPVIAEICKELGALTVAVVSKPFSFEGTKRSKKAEEGILALREVADTVITIPNDRLRGHASKNATMMEMFKKADEILYDSVKGVTDLIMLPGLINLDFADIKATMLKAGMAIIGIGVASGENRAIEAAERAISHPLLEDISITGAKGVLMNITSTSSLRMDEMTDASERIHREVGEDADIIFGTAVDESLGDEMRVTVIATGINSGEDINTSRNYQNTIARGKVRDLTPEDLQHAVNYDTPTFIRRQEAVGESGGASYRGFKGIVLDNDDLDSPTFLRRKAD, encoded by the coding sequence ATGGATTTTACATTAGTAGAAAATGAAAAAACGGCTAAAATAAAAGTTATCGGTGTTGGTGGGGCAGGCGGCAACGCAATCAATAACATGATAGATTCCGGGCTCCAGGGTGTTAAATTTGTAGCAGCAAATACAGATGCCCAGGCACTGGATATTTCCAAAGCAGATGTGAAAATTCAGATGGGAGCCAAGATCACCGAAGGGCTGGGCGCCGGCGCCAATCCTGAAGTCGGAAAAGAGGCTGCGCTTGAGAACTTGGATGACATACGCAGCGCTCTCGATGATAGCCACATGGTTTTTATAACTGCCGGATGCGGCGGCGGAACAGGCACCGGTGCTGCTCCGGTTATCGCAGAGATTTGCAAGGAATTAGGAGCGTTAACTGTTGCCGTGGTTTCAAAGCCTTTTTCATTTGAAGGCACAAAACGTTCAAAAAAAGCGGAAGAAGGTATTCTTGCTTTAAGGGAAGTGGCAGATACAGTAATCACAATACCCAATGACAGGCTCAGGGGGCATGCATCCAAAAATGCCACCATGATGGAAATGTTTAAAAAAGCCGATGAGATCCTGTACGATTCTGTTAAAGGCGTTACAGATTTGATAATGCTGCCCGGTTTAATTAATCTCGACTTTGCGGATATAAAGGCTACAATGTTAAAGGCGGGAATGGCTATTATAGGCATAGGCGTAGCTTCCGGTGAAAACAGGGCGATTGAGGCTGCCGAACGTGCCATTTCGCATCCCCTTTTGGAAGATATATCTATAACCGGCGCTAAAGGTGTTTTGATGAACATAACAAGCACCAGCAGTTTAAGAATGGATGAGATGACCGATGCGTCCGAACGTATCCACCGTGAGGTCGGAGAGGATGCCGACATAATTTTTGGTACTGCGGTTGATGAAAGTCTAGGAGATGAAATGAGAGTCACTGTGATTGCCACAGGCATCAATTCCGGTGAGGATATAAATACTTCCCGTAATTATCAAAATACCATAGCAAGAGGCAAGGTCAGGGATTTAACTCCGGAAGATCTTCAGCATGCGGTAAATTATGATACACCCACATTTATCCGCCGCCAGGAGGCAGTAGGTGAATCAGGTGGTGCATCCTACAGAGGTTTCAAGGGGATTGTTCTTGATAACGATGATCTTGATTCTCCTACTTTTTTAAGACGAAAAGCAGATTAG
- a CDS encoding Lcl C-terminal domain-containing protein encodes MRIKPKITLSQKIIMAAALFVIAFAVPAKAFSSAMEADRLLSSAAKHLGSSSATAEFEKIQILNVKLPVEYYYYYGKHLYEIGNLKEAHKNIEQYLKKAGHKGRFYQNSLQVMRETRFIVHGDGTISDIKTGLMWAEKDNGGNIYWEKAGAYCRNYSGGGYTDWRLPTREELASLYAPEKRKRHGYNNINEFINISSCCLWASEFHGNPAGAYFDSSKAAYFDFVRGYWNWKSPIYFYGFRVLPVRGAKGY; translated from the coding sequence ATGAGGATCAAGCCCAAAATTACATTATCTCAAAAAATTATTATGGCGGCTGCTTTATTTGTTATTGCTTTTGCCGTGCCGGCCAAGGCGTTCTCTTCGGCAATGGAGGCGGACCGGTTATTAAGCTCTGCAGCGAAGCATCTCGGCAGCTCTTCAGCAACAGCAGAATTTGAAAAAATTCAAATTTTGAATGTAAAATTACCAGTGGAATACTATTACTATTATGGCAAGCATTTGTATGAAATCGGCAATTTAAAAGAGGCCCACAAAAATATAGAACAATATCTGAAAAAGGCGGGACATAAAGGACGGTTTTACCAGAATTCCCTGCAGGTAATGAGAGAAACAAGGTTTATTGTCCATGGTGACGGCACGATATCTGACATTAAAACAGGCCTGATGTGGGCGGAAAAGGATAATGGCGGCAATATATACTGGGAAAAAGCCGGAGCCTACTGCCGGAATTACAGCGGTGGAGGCTATACTGACTGGCGGCTGCCGACCCGTGAGGAACTCGCCAGCCTTTATGCTCCTGAAAAGAGAAAACGGCATGGTTATAACAACATAAATGAATTTATTAATATTTCTTCTTGCTGTCTTTGGGCATCAGAGTTTCACGGCAATCCCGCAGGCGCCTACTTTGATAGCTCAAAAGCCGCTTATTTTGATTTCGTACGCGGCTATTGGAACTGGAAGTCCCCGATTTACTTCTATGGCTTCCGTGTTTTACCCGTGCGTGGCGCTAAGGGCTACTGA
- the mobA gene encoding molybdenum cofactor guanylyltransferase, translated as MKKKCTGVILAGGRNRRFGGRNKAFIDIGGRLVLDRLYSVFKSLFREIILVTNDPLSYLKWDFKIVTDLFPYRSSITGIHAGLFFATNPYAFITACDVPFLEKELVGALVNSIGTGIDAVIPQTSKGVEPLCSVYSTNCIKPVEQQIQRQQFQIQRLYGKIRTKYIPESALREIDPDLRSFCNINTPEDFAMAEKLGASQSV; from the coding sequence ATGAAAAAAAAATGTACCGGAGTCATACTGGCAGGCGGCCGAAATCGGCGTTTTGGAGGCAGGAACAAAGCTTTTATTGATATAGGCGGCAGACTTGTGCTCGACAGGTTGTATTCGGTATTCAAGAGTCTGTTCCGGGAAATCATACTTGTTACAAATGATCCGCTTAGTTATCTTAAATGGGATTTTAAAATAGTTACGGATCTTTTTCCATACCGCAGTTCCATTACGGGGATTCATGCCGGACTTTTTTTTGCAACCAACCCGTATGCCTTTATTACTGCATGTGATGTACCTTTTCTGGAGAAAGAACTGGTTGGTGCTTTGGTGAATTCTATTGGAACCGGTATAGATGCCGTGATACCACAAACATCGAAAGGAGTGGAACCATTATGTTCCGTATATTCGACAAATTGCATAAAGCCGGTGGAGCAACAGATTCAACGGCAACAATTTCAAATACAAAGATTGTATGGTAAGATACGAACAAAATATATCCCTGAAAGTGCCCTGCGTGAAATTGATCCGGATTTACGATCTTTCTGCAATATTAATACTCCTGAAGATTTTGCTATGGCGGAAAAACTGGGGGCATCTCAGTCTGTATAG
- a CDS encoding nucleotidyltransferase domain-containing protein, giving the protein MVQLPAKVKNTIDNYLRTLSRNDIPIKKAILFGSYARGNYQEWSDIDIALVSDIFEGNRIDDKDKIRKITLSISSELEVIPFSPDDFNLQNPFAKEILKTGIRII; this is encoded by the coding sequence ATGGTTCAGCTCCCTGCTAAAGTAAAAAATACTATAGACAACTATCTCCGGACATTAAGCCGCAATGATATTCCGATCAAAAAAGCGATACTTTTTGGTAGTTATGCAAGAGGCAATTATCAGGAATGGAGTGATATAGATATTGCTTTAGTGTCTGATATATTTGAAGGAAATCGAATTGATGACAAGGACAAAATAAGAAAAATTACGCTGTCTATCAGTAGTGAATTAGAAGTAATTCCTTTTTCGCCTGATGATTTTAATTTGCAAAATCCATTTGCAAAAGAAATTTTAAAAACAGGTATAAGAATAATTTGA
- a CDS encoding type 4a pilus biogenesis protein PilO, with amino-acid sequence MEKVKQSIKEFFGKIEKLTKVQRLSICIITLFVIIGGFSYFSYWPKSKRIKAYRSECKQLEAKLVKAKKNAADIDSFREKIARKKVQFKIVMQALPEQKEIPSLISSISRSGLDAGLEFLLFKPQAEKSQGFYAEIPVSIKVTGTYHNVAVFFDKVSRLSRIVNIENIKMSSGKSSRQSAITLNTSCKAVTYRFIDTKGKKKPKKKK; translated from the coding sequence ATGGAAAAGGTTAAACAATCTATCAAAGAATTTTTCGGCAAGATCGAGAAGCTGACAAAGGTTCAGAGACTGTCAATCTGTATCATTACCTTGTTTGTTATTATAGGCGGCTTTTCTTATTTTTCTTATTGGCCCAAATCCAAGCGAATCAAGGCATATCGCAGTGAATGCAAGCAACTTGAAGCAAAGCTTGTTAAAGCAAAAAAGAATGCTGCCGATATAGATAGTTTCCGGGAAAAAATAGCCAGGAAAAAAGTGCAGTTTAAGATTGTCATGCAGGCGCTTCCTGAACAAAAAGAGATACCGTCCCTTATATCAAGTATCTCGCGATCAGGTCTGGATGCAGGCCTGGAGTTTCTTCTTTTTAAGCCCCAGGCCGAAAAATCACAAGGCTTTTATGCTGAGATACCTGTATCTATAAAAGTAACCGGAACCTATCATAATGTTGCCGTTTTTTTTGACAAGGTTTCCAGGTTGTCAAGAATTGTTAACATAGAAAATATCAAGATGTCGTCCGGCAAGTCGTCCAGGCAGAGTGCGATTACATTAAACACATCCTGCAAGGCGGTTACGTATCGCTTTATAGACACAAAAGGCAAAAAGAAGCCGAAAAAGAAAAAATAA
- a CDS encoding pilus assembly protein PilP produces the protein MRKFNVVIRDTVYLLCCLFLMHGCGDRNDPPQVAKVVSKKISIAKKQAPKQKPSVKKKSASKAENVAPGSVGQKSDLPPVAVLPDVKKKKYSRPPALSSLYNPKGKIDPFVPLFQEKFEETPVAKQKRRKRIPRTPLERIALNQLKLTGIILSSSGARAMLEEASGRGYVVTKGTPVGKNWGKVVEILKDRIIIEEEVEDLLGKVSLQKKEMKIQRPPGEL, from the coding sequence ATGCGTAAATTTAATGTGGTGATACGAGATACGGTTTATTTGTTGTGCTGTTTATTTCTTATGCATGGTTGCGGTGATAGGAATGACCCACCCCAGGTTGCCAAGGTTGTAAGCAAAAAGATTAGTATCGCTAAAAAGCAGGCGCCAAAGCAGAAACCGTCTGTGAAAAAAAAGAGCGCTTCAAAGGCGGAGAATGTCGCTCCCGGATCGGTCGGTCAAAAAAGCGATTTACCGCCTGTGGCGGTTTTGCCGGATGTAAAAAAAAAAAAATACTCCAGGCCGCCTGCCCTGTCAAGCCTGTACAATCCAAAAGGGAAAATTGATCCCTTTGTCCCCTTGTTCCAGGAAAAATTTGAGGAAACGCCGGTTGCAAAACAAAAACGAAGAAAACGGATACCGCGCACACCTCTTGAAAGGATTGCCTTAAACCAGCTTAAACTTACAGGCATAATTTTAAGCTCTTCAGGCGCCAGGGCTATGCTGGAAGAGGCTTCAGGCAGGGGCTATGTTGTTACAAAAGGAACACCCGTAGGGAAAAATTGGGGCAAGGTTGTTGAAATACTGAAAGACAGGATAATTATTGAAGAAGAGGTTGAAGACCTTTTAGGCAAGGTAAGTTTACAGAAAAAAGAAATGAAAATCCAAAGACCTCCCGGAGAGTTATAA
- the pilQ gene encoding type IV pilus secretin PilQ gives MKHKKCKLSQAAILCGLLIILISGTAGCASRNITMHNTGQEGIDDSVANLKLITGISTSERDGTVVVHVNSDGGLTYSSIKQPLPLSVILYFPETALKDSIAAGTKENSIIGSVKASELPGTGHTSRIMIPLNKDVDYEVVSEDTGLRIIFSRPAEDDSRIAGTLEPDDKAVQAVSGGALSAADGIAEAPAASAGKKSVDKHILSLLDKGNPPVDIKKAVAGTVNPDIAWVNRIDFSSEDAGKSTIIVGTTRPVEYKIEKAGNKRLNLRLGKTKIPPYHHRPLITTRFASAVDRITPVQTPALKNTSLLSIELRESVPYFVEQSGNLLFIHFEPSSIPPRPLEKADLPPWKTVLAQTAATAAAYPQSAGGKASAEKLKRDNYEFDTQDMFTTELKSAAGGIKKLDYSRELGGERRYVGEKIAVNFYKTDIQNVFRIISEVSNKNFAFDKDITGTVSLVLDNPIPWDELLDLVLEMNQLGKVETSNVVRIATIKTLSNACKEQMIMLQTQGAKAAAIERTKMEAELRKTVVTKDFKLDYAKAATVEELLQDEKFYNIFELTDKNGGKQLSVALDERNNMLLVTAPPIIIERVDDLIKKIDTPVPQVMIAARIVEVTEDFSRAIGVDWGVSGDLNKVTGGDFLDYNLAFDHAVAGTSAVGTTFRRLVGSNLVLNAQLTVEQSNGNAKIISTPKVITMDNETATIKQGKEFPYLERDDTGGSSTKFKDVDLSLEVTPQITPKNRISLELKITKNDISGEYGGVPIVSTKEVESTLLVKDGDTIVIGGVIQSTLTESEIGTPWLSKVPILGWFFKSKSNKSSKGELLIFITPTVFRVDELLET, from the coding sequence ATGAAACATAAAAAGTGTAAATTGTCACAGGCAGCTATTCTCTGCGGTTTGCTTATTATCCTGATATCGGGGACGGCAGGTTGTGCTTCCAGGAATATCACAATGCACAATACAGGTCAGGAAGGTATTGATGATTCAGTCGCAAATCTGAAACTCATTACAGGTATAAGCACAAGCGAAAGAGACGGAACTGTTGTGGTACATGTTAATAGTGACGGGGGGCTTACCTATTCTTCAATTAAGCAGCCCTTGCCATTGAGCGTGATTCTCTATTTTCCCGAGACTGCTTTGAAAGATTCCATCGCCGCTGGAACAAAAGAAAACAGTATTATCGGTTCGGTGAAGGCTTCGGAGTTGCCGGGTACCGGGCATACATCCAGAATAATGATTCCATTGAATAAAGATGTTGATTATGAAGTGGTAAGTGAGGATACAGGGCTCAGGATTATTTTTTCCAGACCTGCGGAAGATGATTCCCGGATTGCCGGTACGCTGGAGCCGGACGATAAAGCGGTTCAGGCTGTCAGTGGCGGCGCTTTAAGCGCGGCTGACGGCATAGCTGAAGCTCCTGCTGCTTCAGCAGGCAAAAAATCTGTAGATAAGCATATCTTGTCATTGCTTGATAAAGGCAACCCGCCTGTAGACATTAAAAAGGCTGTTGCCGGAACAGTCAATCCGGATATTGCCTGGGTCAACAGGATAGATTTTTCCAGTGAAGATGCCGGGAAATCTACAATTATAGTCGGGACTACCAGACCGGTTGAATACAAAATAGAAAAAGCCGGGAACAAGAGGCTGAACCTGCGGCTGGGCAAGACTAAAATTCCACCTTACCATCATCGGCCTTTAATCACCACCCGTTTTGCAAGCGCAGTAGACCGGATTACACCGGTACAGACACCTGCCTTAAAAAATACTTCATTATTATCTATTGAGCTGCGTGAGTCGGTTCCCTATTTTGTGGAACAGTCCGGGAACCTGTTATTTATTCATTTTGAGCCTTCTTCGATTCCGCCCAGGCCTTTGGAAAAGGCCGACCTGCCCCCCTGGAAAACAGTGCTGGCGCAGACTGCAGCTACTGCCGCGGCATATCCCCAATCGGCTGGGGGTAAAGCATCTGCTGAAAAATTAAAAAGGGATAATTATGAATTTGATACGCAGGATATGTTCACAACTGAATTAAAATCTGCAGCAGGCGGAATAAAAAAGTTGGATTATAGTCGAGAATTGGGTGGTGAAAGAAGATATGTAGGGGAAAAGATTGCTGTTAATTTTTATAAAACGGACATACAAAATGTATTTCGGATTATAAGTGAAGTAAGTAATAAAAATTTTGCGTTCGATAAGGATATAACGGGAACGGTTTCACTTGTTCTTGATAATCCTATACCTTGGGATGAGCTGCTCGATTTGGTGCTTGAAATGAATCAGCTTGGAAAGGTCGAAACGAGTAATGTGGTCAGAATAGCTACTATAAAGACTTTGAGCAATGCCTGTAAGGAACAAATGATTATGCTACAGACTCAAGGAGCGAAGGCCGCTGCTATTGAAAGAACGAAAATGGAGGCCGAGTTGCGAAAAACAGTGGTGACTAAGGATTTTAAATTAGATTACGCGAAAGCTGCAACTGTAGAAGAATTGCTTCAGGATGAAAAATTTTATAATATTTTTGAGCTCACTGATAAAAATGGGGGTAAACAATTATCAGTAGCATTGGATGAACGAAACAATATGTTATTAGTTACGGCGCCGCCTATAATTATTGAACGAGTGGATGATTTGATTAAAAAAATAGATACTCCGGTTCCGCAGGTTATGATCGCGGCCAGAATAGTGGAAGTAACTGAGGATTTTTCAAGAGCTATCGGAGTGGACTGGGGTGTGTCCGGTGATTTAAACAAGGTTACGGGTGGTGATTTTCTTGATTATAATCTTGCCTTTGATCATGCTGTTGCCGGCACATCTGCGGTTGGAACTACTTTTAGAAGGCTGGTGGGCAGTAATTTGGTGTTGAATGCCCAGTTAACCGTGGAGCAGTCTAACGGCAACGCAAAAATAATCTCTACTCCCAAGGTTATAACTATGGATAATGAAACCGCGACAATCAAACAGGGCAAGGAGTTTCCGTATCTTGAAAGAGATGACACAGGCGGGTCTTCAACAAAATTTAAAGATGTTGATCTATCGCTTGAAGTGACTCCACAGATAACTCCTAAGAATCGTATTTCGTTGGAATTGAAAATAACCAAGAATGACATTTCCGGCGAATATGGAGGAGTGCCGATAGTCTCTACCAAAGAGGTGGAAAGTACTCTTCTGGTGAAAGACGGTGATACTATTGTAATCGGCGGTGTCATACAATCAACTTTGACTGAAAGTGAAATCGGAACTCCCTGGCTTTCCAAGGTGCCTATTCTGGGGTGGTTTTTTAAATCAAAAAGTAACAAAAGCTCTAAAGGTGAACTACTGATTTTTATCACTCCTACGGTGTTTCGAGTTGATGAATTGTTAGAGACTTGA
- the pilM gene encoding type IV pilus assembly protein PilM: MFFSKKNQIVGLDIGSRTLKAAEVVKTGKGFFLKKIGLIDIAPGMIEDGFIKKPGEVADALRQLFKSYNIKERNVAIAIGGYSVIIKNISMENMTEEELQDRIKFEAEQYIPFDIDEVNIDFHILGENEHNSNQMNLLLVAAKKEIINDYVNLVQNAGLNPCIIDADTFALQNIFEANYDAPDESIALIDVGAMKTSINIMKNTSSVFIRDVSLGCGQINQKIVEAVGCSLEEAEQLKHDSETGKIPEEELNNITGIVIDNWCTEIRRALDFYYSTAPEDQISKIFLSGGGSNIKSFRNLLAEQTSAEVKVLNPFDGLELSDNLDYSYLKQIAPQAVISMGLAIRRVDDK, from the coding sequence ATGTTTTTTAGTAAAAAAAATCAAATAGTAGGCTTGGATATAGGTTCAAGAACTCTGAAAGCCGCAGAAGTTGTTAAGACAGGTAAAGGGTTTTTTTTGAAAAAAATAGGACTTATAGATATAGCGCCGGGAATGATAGAAGACGGCTTTATAAAAAAACCTGGAGAAGTCGCGGATGCATTACGTCAACTTTTTAAATCCTATAATATTAAGGAACGTAATGTTGCAATAGCTATAGGGGGTTATTCGGTTATTATAAAAAATATCTCTATGGAAAATATGACCGAAGAAGAGTTGCAGGACAGGATCAAGTTTGAAGCCGAGCAGTATATTCCGTTCGATATTGATGAGGTCAATATCGATTTCCATATACTGGGAGAGAATGAACATAATTCAAACCAGATGAATCTGCTCCTGGTTGCGGCGAAAAAAGAGATCATTAATGATTATGTTAACCTTGTCCAGAATGCAGGGCTTAATCCCTGTATTATAGATGCCGATACGTTTGCTTTGCAAAATATTTTTGAAGCAAATTATGATGCACCTGATGAATCGATTGCACTGATAGATGTCGGCGCGATGAAAACATCTATTAATATTATGAAAAATACTTCGTCGGTATTTATCAGGGATGTTTCCCTCGGCTGCGGTCAGATAAATCAGAAAATTGTTGAAGCTGTCGGTTGTAGTTTGGAGGAAGCCGAACAGCTAAAACATGATTCGGAAACGGGTAAAATTCCTGAAGAAGAATTAAATAATATTACCGGAATAGTAATCGATAACTGGTGTACGGAGATACGGCGGGCTCTTGACTTTTATTATTCTACGGCTCCTGAAGACCAGATATCCAAAATCTTTTTGAGCGGTGGTGGCTCTAACATTAAGAGTTTTCGAAATCTTCTTGCCGAACAAACTTCGGCGGAAGTTAAGGTTTTGAATCCTTTTGATGGTTTAGAACTATCTGATAATCTTGATTATTCATATTTAAAACAGATTGCGCCTCAAGCTGTGATCAGCATGGGGCTGGCCATAAGAAGAGTTGATGATAAATGA
- a CDS encoding DUF5615 family PIN-like protein: protein MNLSPKWIPLLKKAGLEAIHWSSVGHSNAPDYEILEYAKANGYVIFTHDLDFGDLLAAGKMACPSVIQIRTQDVTPDNLGRLVVSAIHQFTNQLEKGALITVDEKKLRARILPINNVPHIHS, encoded by the coding sequence ATGAATCTTTCCCCTAAGTGGATTCCTCTACTAAAAAAGGCTGGACTGGAAGCAATTCACTGGTCAAGTGTTGGTCATTCAAACGCTCCGGATTATGAAATTTTGGAGTATGCCAAAGCGAATGGATATGTCATTTTTACTCATGATTTGGATTTTGGAGATTTACTTGCCGCCGGTAAAATGGCCTGCCCAAGTGTTATCCAAATTCGTACTCAGGACGTAACTCCTGATAATCTTGGCCGACTTGTGGTTTCTGCTATTCACCAGTTTACGAATCAGCTTGAAAAAGGTGCATTGATCACTGTTGACGAAAAAAAATTACGAGCACGTATTCTTCCCATCAATAACGTGCCGCATATTCATTCATAA
- a CDS encoding PilN domain-containing protein, producing the protein MIRINLLPFRAARKKENIRRQVSVFLLMLIMVVIVTVTTNICMGKKVQALSNEVAAKKIELAKYDKINKEIESIKKKLKNLDKKMDVIKVLESNRKGPLRLLDSMTGIVVENRMWLTNMDEQKGAVNIKGIAIDEETVANFMRRLESSGLFASVNLKTMKQTSVGKQKMSLKSFVLNCPKKAATQAKKKAGNKANK; encoded by the coding sequence ATGATACGAATTAATTTACTCCCTTTTCGGGCAGCACGTAAAAAAGAGAATATACGCCGTCAGGTTTCTGTTTTCCTGCTCATGTTAATTATGGTTGTTATCGTAACCGTCACTACTAATATATGCATGGGCAAAAAAGTTCAGGCTTTAAGTAACGAGGTGGCGGCCAAAAAAATCGAACTGGCCAAGTACGACAAGATAAACAAGGAGATAGAAAGCATCAAGAAGAAACTCAAGAATCTTGATAAAAAAATGGATGTTATCAAGGTGCTTGAATCGAACCGTAAAGGACCATTGCGGCTTCTCGACAGCATGACCGGGATAGTTGTAGAAAACCGTATGTGGCTTACAAATATGGACGAGCAGAAAGGCGCTGTCAATATTAAGGGGATAGCTATAGACGAGGAGACCGTGGCGAATTTTATGAGACGTCTTGAATCCTCCGGCCTTTTTGCAAGTGTCAACTTGAAGACCATGAAACAGACTTCTGTCGGCAAACAAAAAATGAGTTTAAAAAGTTTTGTGTTGAATTGCCCCAAAAAAGCAGCAACCCAGGCTAAGAAGAAAGCCGGTAATAAGGCGAACAAATAA